The following coding sequences lie in one Pirellulales bacterium genomic window:
- a CDS encoding DUF1501 domain-containing protein, whose amino-acid sequence MHGNEPARNGTPRATTRQRLLDRRAFLAGGSEGLAGIALASLLHRERLLAAEIAAAAGPAIDPARPLAARVPHFAPRAKQVLLIFCSGACSHLDTWDYKPELLARDGQPLPGEAKLVTFQGENGNLARSPYAFRPRGACGKYISDLLPHLGELVDEMCFIHSLTSKASSHGPGEMQMSTGFTLEGFPSMGAWVSYALGTEAEDLPAFVAIPDPRGAPQVGPSNWASGFLPAVFQGTSFNAEQPIANLARPEAFTPEADSAAREFLARLNERHLEQFPGDTQLAARIASYELAARMQLSAPRVGNLAEESAATHRLYATDDANPLTAGFGRNCLLARRLLEQGVRFVQLFNGAYAMGEGVGNWDGHKQLKIDYDRHGPILDRPAAGLLRDLKQRGLLDETLVVWTTEFGRMPTFQKGVQGRDHNPSGFTVWMAGAGVKAPFSYGATDDFGYRAVENVATVYDLHATILHLLGLDHTRLTFRHNGLDRRLTDVHGTVLDGVLS is encoded by the coding sequence ATGCACGGCAACGAGCCTGCGAGGAACGGAACGCCGCGAGCGACGACGCGCCAGAGATTGCTGGACCGCCGGGCCTTTCTGGCCGGCGGCAGCGAAGGGTTGGCCGGCATTGCGCTGGCGTCGCTGCTGCATCGCGAGCGGTTGCTCGCCGCCGAGATCGCGGCGGCGGCAGGACCGGCGATCGATCCGGCGCGGCCACTCGCCGCGCGCGTGCCGCACTTCGCCCCCCGGGCCAAGCAGGTGCTATTGATCTTCTGCTCAGGCGCCTGCAGCCATCTCGACACGTGGGACTACAAGCCCGAGTTGCTCGCGCGCGACGGCCAGCCGCTGCCGGGCGAGGCGAAACTGGTCACCTTTCAGGGCGAAAACGGCAACCTGGCTCGTAGCCCCTATGCGTTTCGCCCGCGCGGCGCCTGCGGCAAATACATTTCGGATCTGTTGCCCCACTTGGGCGAGCTGGTCGACGAGATGTGCTTCATCCATTCGCTCACGTCGAAGGCCAGCTCGCACGGGCCGGGCGAGATGCAGATGAGCACAGGCTTCACGCTCGAAGGTTTTCCGAGCATGGGCGCGTGGGTGTCGTACGCCCTGGGGACCGAGGCCGAGGATCTGCCAGCATTCGTGGCGATTCCCGACCCACGCGGCGCCCCGCAGGTCGGGCCGAGCAATTGGGCCAGCGGTTTCCTGCCGGCCGTGTTTCAGGGGACGAGCTTCAACGCCGAGCAGCCGATCGCCAACCTGGCCCGGCCCGAAGCATTCACGCCCGAGGCCGATAGCGCTGCCCGCGAGTTCCTGGCCCGGCTCAACGAGCGTCACCTGGAGCAATTTCCCGGCGACACGCAATTGGCGGCTCGGATCGCGAGCTACGAGCTCGCCGCCCGAATGCAATTGAGCGCGCCGCGCGTCGGCAATCTTGCCGAAGAGAGCGCCGCGACGCATCGCCTGTATGCCACCGACGACGCGAACCCGCTGACCGCGGGGTTCGGTCGCAATTGTCTCCTGGCCCGGCGGCTGCTGGAGCAGGGGGTGCGGTTTGTGCAATTGTTCAACGGCGCGTACGCGATGGGCGAAGGCGTCGGCAACTGGGACGGTCACAAACAGCTCAAGATCGACTACGACCGGCACGGACCGATCCTCGACCGGCCCGCCGCGGGATTGCTCCGCGACCTCAAGCAGCGCGGGCTGCTCGACGAGACGCTCGTCGTCTGGACAACCGAGTTTGGCCGGATGCCTACGTTTCAAAAGGGAGTGCAAGGACGCGACCACAACCCCAGCGGCTTTACGGTTTGGATGGCAGGCGCCGGGGTCAAAGCGCCTTTCAGCTATGGGGCGACCGACGATTTCGGCTACCGCGCCGTGGAAAACGTGGCCACGGTCTATGACCTGCATGCCACGATCTTGCACCTGTTGGGCCTCGACCATACCCGGCTGACGTTTCGCCAC